A region from the Poecilia reticulata strain Guanapo linkage group LG12, Guppy_female_1.0+MT, whole genome shotgun sequence genome encodes:
- the LOC103473595 gene encoding RIMS-binding protein 2-like isoform X12: MRDQTTSTKMEDLLRESQRELQWIQRQLAMIGARNRHHQHLLHIKGKSKSEFSSQQGVGHAAVHNVNRFRVLEEKNRALKQEVVALRQEKQHYRKVKAKLHAALQERNRLNLELINHQLRASKHEQVRCDYVQLRQTFATVSREKDKAQKERSQLQARVENLEHVLKHMNEALQLKQQLQTEYERGLVAFHSKQKEINQLQKAWDQTDQQHEEAVQLLEVKLCGLEQKCRSHSDHFHQLSKRLPNIRLQSEPVEFLNSNSTLVSQVPTSPEEKLSQVIDEFEARLQKGDESAPNAQLLIPQFSPCPLQTEDSEAFKLLSVKSSTVATDRSSSPRQHPPSEMEDETRSSPRSKPRYTGQVRLCTARYSYNPYDGPNEHPEAELPLVAGKYLYVYGDMDDDGFYEGELLDGQRGLVPSNFVEFVQDKEKLIGEGGEDLGPLEHMSLALMTVDGGASQDVMLGSSNSLVPCSNGTGGTLDPEDLAEDVVPYPRKITLIKQLARSVIVAWEPPVVPLGWGNISGYNVLVDGELRASIPYTGRTKCLLEKLDLDSCIYRVSVQSVTDRGLSDELRCTVLVGANVVVAPCGMRVDDIQRDTAELSWLPSNSNYSHTVYLDGAEHAVVKPGRYRLRFHNLNPLTVYKVQVVAQPHQVPWQLPLEQRERKEAGVEFCTQAAGPPMPPQDVQVLCGQAPGVLQVCWKPPILSPTGTSNGANVVGYAVCTKGQRIAEVLFPMADYVTIDLTRIQCLEAREVIVKTLSVQGESQDSQVAVIPNNLLVPLPALPLPPPMHPHVGPLPHPHPQPHLPSPHLPHPTPQLPPPPHGQPHPPHPQTHPRLPHPCGTPHPQPQPLHLQPRPLHQGPRPQHQLPLLPHPQPHPIPQRPVSARDLDAKEHTAHHGGAIPPGQPGWDPSRSPLQPPVPMQGHTLEAPHPVHLRSPSPQRILPQPQGTLIPDTVAKAIAREAAQRVAAESGKGDRRMGRFGEQGHSFHQHPSDEEEEDEEGFARGRRRGPSVDEFLRGSELGRPPHYSHNEDYHSESSRGSDLSDIMEEDEEELFSEMQLEEGRRRNSHNTPKTNSPGGGRHDRDNGRRIQHGGSHPKRRPLMVPSIEVTSENNNEGIPSPTNEDVNYGRVARHKAWSSRRHTGGIRCPHDGCRNRDRRSPTYYDESEPEEPFRIFVALFDYDPLSMSPNPDAADEELPFKEGQIIKVYGDKDTDGFYRGAIKGRMGLLPCNMVSEIRADDEETMDQLIKQGFLPLSTPVDKIEQNRRGLRRDQASRRMVALYDYDPRESSPNVDVEAELTFCAGDIIAVFGDIDEDGFYYGELNGHRGLVPSNFLEEVPDDVEVYLTDTPSHYPQEEPANRPPANSAAAVSEGKRVTAENTDTANNITTPVRAPSPIVRPLLPGTMRPLSPLRGHHVPLDPRDPQDLANKKKKGILSKGKKLLKRLSPVKQQ, encoded by the exons GTGCGATGCGACTATGTCCAGCTGAGACAAACGTTTGCCACAGTGAGCCGGGAGAAAGACAAGGCCCAGAAGGAAAGGAGCCAACTCCAGGCCAGAGTCGAAAATCTGGAACATGTGCTAAAG CATATGAACGAAGCCTTGCAGCTAAAACAACAATTGCAGACAGAGTATGAGCGAGGATTGGTGGCCTttcacagcaaacagaaagagatCAATCAGCTACAAAAG GCTTGGGATCAAACTGACCAACAGCATGAGGAAGCAGTACAGTTATTAGAG GTCAAACTTTGTGGCCTGGAGCAGAAATGCAGGTCACACAGTGATCACTTCCACCAGCTGTCGAAAAGGCTGCCAAACATCCGTTTGCAATCAGAGCCTGTGGAGTTCCTGAATAGTAATTCCACCTTGGTGTCCCAGGTCCCGACCTCACCAGAGGAGAAACTCTCCCAAGTCATTGATGAATTTGAAGCCCGGTTGCAGAAAG GTGATGAGAGTGCACCAAATGCTCAGCTTCTGATCCCTCAGTTTTCACCCTGCCCTCTGCAGACTGAAGACAGTGAAGCATTCAAACTGCTGTCTGTCAAATCCAGCACCGTAGCAACGGATCGCTCCAGCAGCCCCCGACAGCATCCCCCATCAGAG ATGGAGGATGAGACACGCTCATCACCAAGGTCTAAACCTCGCTACACAGGCCAGGTCCGCCTTTGCACTGCCCGTTACAG TTATAACCCTTATGATGGACCGAATGAACATCCTGAAGCAGAGCTCCCTCTTGTGGCTGGAAAATATCTATACGTGTACGGAGACATGGACGATGATGGCTTTTATGAAG GGGAGTTGCTGGATGGTCAAAGAGGACTTGTTCCTTCCAACTTTGTGGAATTTGTCCAggataaagaaaaactaattggAGAGGGAGGGGAAGACTTAGGCCCTCTGGAACACATGTCCCTGGCCCTGATGACCGTGGATGGAGGTGCCTCCCAGGATGTAATGCTAGGCTCAAGTAATTCTCTCGTTCCATGCAGCAATGGGACAGGGGGGACCTTAGATCCTGAGGACTTAGCTGAGGATGTTGTGCCTTACCCCCGTAAGATAACCCTCATCAAGCAGCTGGCACGTAGTGTTATTGTGGCATGGGAGCCTCCAGTAGTGCCTTTGGGCTGGGGGAACATCTCTGGCTACAACGTATTAGTCGACGGGGAGCTTCGTGCCAGTATACCGTACACCGGCCGGACCAAGTGCTTGCTGGAAAAGCTGGACTTGGACAGCTGCATTTACCGTGTCTCCGTGCAGAGCGTCACCGACCGCGGCTTGTCGGATGAGCTCCGTTGCACCGTGCTGGTGGGAGCCAATGTGGTGGTGGCGCCGTGCGGCATGCGGGTGGATGACATCCAGCGGGACACTGCCGAGCTCTCCTGGCTGCCTAGCAACAGTAACTACAGTCACACTGTGTACTTAGATGGGGCGGAGCATGCTGTGGTAAAGCCTGGAAGGTATAGACTACGGTTCCACAACCTGAATCCCCTAACGGTGTATAAGGTCCAAGTGGTGGCACAACCCCATCAGGTGCCATGGCAACTGCCTCTGGAGCAGAGGGAGAGGAAAGAAGCCGGAGTGGAGTTTTGCACTCAAGCAGCAG GTCCCCCGATGCCCCCGCAGGATGTCCAGGTGCTCTGTGGGCAGGCTCCAGGAGTTCTGCAAGTCTGCTGGAAGCCTCCCATCCTCTCTCCAACAGGCACATCTAATGGGGCAAATGTCGTTGGCTACGCAGTCTGCACTAAAGGACAAAGG ATAGCTGAGGTGCTGTTTCCAATGGCAGACTATGTCACTATTGATCTGACAAGGATTCAATGCCTGGAGGCCAGAGAAGTCATTGTTAAGACACTGTCAGTCCAGGGAGAATCCCAGGACTCCCAAGTCGCCGTCATTCCAAACAACCTGCTTGTGCCTCTACCCGCCCTGCCCCTGCCGCCCCCAATGCACCCACACGTGGGCCCTCTTCCACACCCTCATCCTCAGCCTCACCTCCCATCTCCTCACCTTCCTCACCCCACGCCCCAACTTCCGCCTCCGCCTCACGGGCAACCTCATCCTCCGCATCCACAAACCCATCCCAGACTTCCTCATCCATGCGGAACCCCGCACCCCCAACCACAGCCCTTACACCTGCAGCCTCGCCCTCTCCACCAGGGTCCCCGGCCCCAGCACCAACTGCCTCTGCTGCCCCACCCTCAACCCCACCCTATACCTCAGAGACCAGTAAGTGCCAGAGACCTGGATGCCAAAGAGCACACCGCCCACCATGGAGGAGCTATTCCGCCTGGCCAGCCCGGCTGGGACCCAAGTCGATCACCTTTGCAGCCTCCTGTGCCCATGCAAGGCCACACTCTGGAGGCCCCTCACCCTGTGCATTTGCGTTCCCCCTCCCCTCAGAGGATTCTTCCTCAGCCCCAAGGCACACTGATCCCAGATACCGTGGCTAAAGCTATTGCTCGAGAAGCAGCACAGAGGGTGGCAGCAGAAAGTGGCAAG ggAGACAGACGGATGGGGAGATTTGGAGAGCAGGGTCATTCATTTCACCAGCATCCCTctgatgaggaagaggaagatgaggagggaTTTGCACGAGGACGTCGGAGAGGACCCTCGGTTGACGAGTTTCTCAGAGGCTCTGAGTTGGGGAGGCCG CCTCACTATAGTCACAATGAAGATTATCACAGCGAGAGCAGCCGGGGCTCTGACCTGTCTGACATCatggaggaggatgaggaggagctgtTCTCTGAGATGCAGCTGGAAGAGGGACGACGACGCAACTCGCACAACACGCCCAAG ACTAACAGTCCTGGTGGAGGCCGCCATGACCGGGACAATGGCAGGCGAATTCAACATGGTGGATCACATCCTAAGAGGCGACCTCTAATGGTCCCATCCATTG AAGTAACCTCTGAGAATAACAATGAGGGAATCCCCTCCCCCACCAACGAAGATGTTAACTATGGCAGAGTAGCTCGACACAAGGCGTGGTCATCCCGCAGGCACACGGGCGGCATCAGGTGTCCCCATG aCGGCTGCAGGAATCGGGACCGACGCTCTCCAACGTACTATGACGAGTCAGAGCCTGAGGAACCTTTTCGGATATTTGTGGCGCTCTTTGACTACGATCCTCTGTCTATGTCCCCCAACCCAGATGCTGCAGATGAGGAGCTACCATTCAAAGAAGGGCAGATAATTAAG GTTTATGGTGATAAGGACACGGATGGGTTTTACAGAGGAGCAATAAAGGGCAGGATGGGGCTTCTCCCCTGTAACATGGTGTCCGAGATACGAGCGGACGATGAGGAGACCATGGATCAGCTCATCAAGCAGGGCTTTCTGCCTCTCAGCACCCCAGTCGACAAAATAG AGCAGAACAGACGAGGTCTCCGCCGAGATCAGGCCTCCCGGAGGATGGTGGCGCTCTACGACTACGACCCCAGAGAGAGCTCCCCTAACGTTGACGTTGAG GCTGAGCTGACCTTCTGTGCTGGTGACATCATTGCTGTTTTTGGAGACATTGATGAAGATGGGTTTTACTAT GGTGAGCTCAATGGCCATCGTGGCTTGGTGCCCTCTAACTTCTTGGAAGAAGTGCCTGATGACGTGGAGGTCTATCTGACCGACACCCCGTCCCACTACCCCCAGGAAGAACCCGCCAACCGGCCCCCTGCTAACTCCGCCGCAGCCGTGTCAGAGGGAAAACGG GTcactgcagaaaacacagacacGGCCAACAACATTACAACCCCTGTCCGGGCGCCGTCCCCAATCGTTCGCCCCCTCCTTCCAGGAACCATGAGACCGCTCAGCCCTCTGAGGGGTCATCATGTTCCGCTGGACCCCAGGGACCCTCAAGACCTGgcaaacaagaagaagaaaggaataCTCTCCAAAGGAAAGAAACTGCTAAAGAGACTGTCTCCTGTGAAGCAACAATAA